The Plasmodium knowlesi strain H genome assembly, chromosome: 14 genome has a segment encoding these proteins:
- a CDS encoding vacuolar protein sorting-associated protein 16, putative, translating into MNTNEWNTIDNTHYGKQKLSSMLWSGEDVLRDGVACSGHLGLIAVLRNKDKFDVYKKEDNLKIYTNIGRLISSCKLNSDGLICFGWNKNNDLVFLFKDNIVRVYSCFCEKIFVFSLDENIKNEGILYGSICEEGIIIITERLNVYVNYYFNGNNCVRYPSVDLKGKPNCVCSLEEEHLKEELNIEHNYFDSKPNNELLRLNIKNYITNPFDSKKDNESEGVKTKNNALTECSDNYNDDYGYDDNIELSSKKGGEKRGKRTLMKISAYDLNKKEEANMISKNNASTKKEQKELNIHILIALCNGGFVLMNKHRFKYYETDTLSPYVNMCVSKSGTILAFLSDSGVIKIFLTKNLNKCIEETVLDGKKSIKQIVWCGDDCLAVYTPMITPSNYIQHMLFIGGPKNQWIPYQYRSDLFLIGDIYGVKIISKENCEYITRIKKSTFNIFSIGSCTPSAMLFYSYEKYKNGNICLDDEIRAFNNNLHVAIDECLNAATHEYSESVINLLLQTSLFGKNFMKSNYDCKKFLLTCLYLRICMNVRRPPLDIFLTASELQYISIPSFVKYIAKRKEYLLAYRICEYAGIKTDKILIEWCKEKIEKSIEFTDEQLCAAITDKIGNKKNMDYSYIAFVAAKCLRPQLATIIIQYEENKKKQIDMLLKLANYGLAMEKAILSKDIELVYMCIVNILNQEKLNANGERELSTLIDVFNKNANAANCFYTYCKKTKQYNLLKEYYEKSGQHSKAAFITLDLALSKKNLDQKKTWLAYAAGFLTTDQMNSHMKFVHKSLMNNIDLLNYQKELEIKYNKKSVIGYPHKIQGLSLMGTVEYTLSVGEFLDADHIFKKFKISEPKFWRCKIHALAKNKYFDELYNFANYRVSPIGMDYFIECAHEYGSLPLTIKLIQKIKDLNLQHKWFTKLNMQNEADSVLEEIKAQKMTTSSLLQTISDAISNIR; encoded by the coding sequence ATGAACACGAATGAGTGGAACACCATTGACAATACCCACTATGGAAAGCAGAAGCTGAGTAGCATGTTATGGAGCGGAGAAGATGTACTTCGGGATGGTGTAGCATGTTCGGGTCACCTGGGGCTGATTGCTGTCCTGAGAAACAAAGACAAGTTCGATgtttacaaaaaggaagataatttaaaaatctACACTAACATTGGAAGGCTAATATCGAGCTGCAAACTAAATTCGGATGGACTAATCTGTTTTGGGtggaacaaaaataatgatttggtttttttatttaaagatAACATCGTGAGAGTATACTCGTGCTTTTgcgaaaaaatttttgttttttccctgGATGAGAACATAAAGAATGAGGGCATTTTGTACGGATCTATTTgtgaggaaggaataattaTAATAACGGAACGATTGAATGTTTATGTTAATTACTACTTTAATGGAAATAACTGTGTGAGATACCCATCTGTTGACTTGAAGGGGAAGCCGAATTGTGTGTGCTCCTTGGAGGAGGAGCACTTGAAGGAAGAACTGAACATCGAACACAACTACTTTGATAGCAAGCCCAATAACGAACTGCTGAGgctaaatattaaaaattatattaccAACCCGTTTGACAGTAAGAAGGATAATGAGAGTGAGGGGGTGAAGACAAAGAATAATGCCCTCACGGAGTGCAGCGACAATTATAATGATGACTATGGTTATGATGATAACATCGAGCTGTCGTCCAAgaaggggggagagaaaagggggaaaagaactcTCATGAAAATATCTGCGTACGATTtgaacaaaaaggaagaggcaAACATGATCTCAAAGAATAATGCTTCTACAAAAAAAGAGCAGAAGGAGTTAAACATACACATATTAATTGCTCTATGCAACGGGGGGTTTGTTCTGATGAATAAGCATCGCTTTAAATATTACGAAACAGATACATTATCTCCCTATGTTAACATGTGTGTGTCAAAATCGGGCACCATTTTGGCTTTCCTCTCAGATAGCGGTGtcatcaaaatatttttaacaaagaatttaaataaatgcaTAGAGGAAACCGTTttggatggaaaaaaaagtatcaaGCAGATCGTCTGGTGTGGAGATGACTGCTTGGCAGTGTACACACCTATGATAACACCATCGAACTATATTCAACACATGCTGTTTATTGGGGGACCAAAAAATCAATGGATCCCCTACCAGTACAGAAGtgatttatttcttataGGAGACATTTATGGAGTGAAAATTATAAGCAAGGAAAATTGTGAATACATTACCCGAATTAAAAAATCTACATTCAACATTTTCAGTATCGGTAGCTGCACACCATCTGCAAtgcttttttattcatatgaaaaatacaaaaatgggaacatCTGCCTGGATGATGAGATACGAGCTTTTAATAACAATCTACATGTGGCCATTGATGAATGCTTAAATGCAGCTACACATGAATATAGCGAAAGCGTTATTAATCTTCTCCTGCAAACCTCTCTTTTTGGAAAGAATTTTATGAAATCCAATTATGATTGTaagaaatttttattaacttGTTTATACTTGCGCATTTGTATGAATGTGCGAAGACCCCCGTTGGATATTTTCCTCACAGCATCGGAGTTACAGTATATAagcattccttcctttgtgAAATATATtgcaaaaaggaaggagtacCTTCTGGCATACCGCATTTGTGAATATGCAGGAATTAAAACGGACAAAATACTGATCGAATggtgtaaggaaaaaattgagaaaTCGATTGAGTTCACAGATGAACAGCTGTGTGCAGCGATAACAGACAAAATTggaaacaagaaaaatatggattATTCCTACATCGCATTCGTTGCCGCCAAATGCTTGCGCCCGCAGTTAGCCACCATCATCATTCagtatgaagaaaataaaaagaaacaaatagACATGTTGCTTAAACTAGCCAATTACGGATTAGCTATGGAAAAGGCCATCCTTTCTAAAGACATCGAActtgtatacatgtgtattgTAAATATTCTAAATCAAGAAAAGCTTAATGCCAATGGAGAAAGGGAGTTGTCTACCCTCATTGAtgtttttaacaaaaatgctAATGCTGCAAATTGCTTCTACACATATTGCAAGAAAACCAAACAGTACAATTTGTTAAAGGAATATTACGAAAAAAGTGGTCAGCATTCCAAGGCCGCCTTTATCACATTAGATTTGGCCCTttcgaagaaaaatttagatCAAAAGAAAACTTGGCTAGCATACGCAGCAGGATTTCTAACCACCGACCAAATGAATAGCCATATGAAATTTGTTCACAAATCTTTGATGAATAATATTGATTTATTGAACTACCAAAAAGAactagaaataaaatataataaaaagtCGGTCATAGGATACCCCCATAAAATCCAGGGACTGTCTTTGATGGGTACAGTAGAGTATACGTTATCAGTTGGGGAATTCTTGGATGCAgatcatatttttaaaaaatttaaaatttctgaACCGAAATTCTGGAGATGCAAAATACATGCACTtgctaaaaataaatattttgatgAACTGTACAATTTTGCCAACTATCGAGTGTCACCAATAGGAATGGATTACTTCATCGAATGTGCTCATGAGTATGGATCCCTTCCCCTAACCATCAAActaatacaaaaaattaaggacTTAAATTTGCAACACAAGTGGTTCACCAAACTTAACATGCAGAATGAGGCCGATAGCGTGCTGGAAGAAATCAAGGCGCAGAAAATGACTACCAGTTCTCTCCTTCAAACCATTTCGGACGCCATATCGAACATACGCTAG
- a CDS encoding 3-hydroxyisobutyryl-coenzyme A hydrolase, putative, which yields MQKLGSRLHLVEANRARRRFHNYVVNPERGGSLFCVPHFCTSHFSIKKGNPQREFKGASLCERRQSNSFFSKARNNCSVDGKGRNEIFFERMEKKNSKTFHLTKQSVSSDKATTLDSAKGGQVNEAEKEKNGKTSEEEAFLKNGNEDKMASRKGEKQNSDPHASVIDLELSELWSKKTLILNFKNSVFEIILNRPEKLNAINKDMINGLLNIVKSLNNDDRCHIIVIKSSNTACFCSGSDVKDIVQNKEKGMQHLKQLYMYIHYLSKMKKPILCIWNGYAMGGGLGISMYAKFRIINKNAIFAMPENKIGFFPDITCCYFFKKYFGRNIGLHLGLTSLRLNEVDLVNFKICSNYVEDVDELLNHIYKIGKTNQDEFDAELASVLDKYPPKVTTDTKPVLTEKLISNIDKYYSSATSLDDLVSKLKKDQDDNPFCKETLDAINQNCYSSCNLWFEYFLYSYDKPLEEVLDNDFKITQHFLYHTDTFEKGVTELLVKKNKSFKWSSVRDYGDLHVGPSVEDILTNSGVLSIRGEFT from the coding sequence ATGCAAAAATTAGGCTCGCGACTCCATCTGGTAGAAGCCAATCGTGCAAGACGGAGGTTTCACAATTATGTAGTCAATCCAGAGAGGGGTGGCTCCCTTTTCTGtgttccccatttttgtacaagccatttttctataaaaaaaggcaaccCACAGAGGGAGTTCAAAGGTGCGTCCCTCTGCGAAAGGAGACAAAGCAACAGCTTCTTTAGCAAAGCGAGAAACAACTGTTCCGTcgatggaaaaggaagaaatgaaatattttttgaaagaatggaaaaaaaaaatagcaaaactTTTCATTTGACGAAACAAAGTGTGTCCAGTGATAAAGCAACCACACTCGATTCTGCAAAAGGGGGACAAGTTAACGAAgcggagaaggagaaaaatgggaaaacttCGGAAGAAGAGGCATTCCTCAAGAATGGGAATGAAGACAAAATGGCCAGtcgaaagggggaaaaacaaaatagtgACCCGCACGCCTCAGTCATAGACCTAGAACTGTCCGAACTGTGGTCCAAAAAAACTCTCATTCTAAATTTCAAAAATAGCGTATtcgaaataattttaaacAGACCAGAAAAGCTGAACGCAATTAACAAAGACATGATTAATGGTTTGTTAAACATTGTGAAAAGCTTAAACAACGATGATAGGTGTCACATTATTGTGATAAAAAGTAGCAACACGGCGTGCTTCTGCTCAGGTTCTGATGTCAAGGACATTGtccaaaataaagaaaaagggatgcAACATTTGAAGCAactgtacatgtacattcaTTATTTAtctaaaatgaaaaaacccATCTTGTGCATATGGAATGGTTATGCTATGGGAGGAGGGTTAGGGATTTCTATGTATGCAAAATTTAGGATAATAAATAAGAACGCCATATTTGCCATGccggaaaataaaattggctTCTTCCCCGATATCACCTGCtgttacttttttaaaaaatattttggaaGAAACATTGGTCTCCATCTAGGGTTGACTTCCCTACGGTTAAACGAAGTCGATTTAGTCAACTTTAAAATTTGTAGCAACTATGTGGAAGATGTGGATGAACTGCTGAAccatatttacaaaattgggaaaacAAACCAGGATGAGTTCGATGCGGAACTTGCCAGCGTCTTAGATAAGTACCCGCCCAAAGTCACTACAGACACGAAACCGGTACTTactgaaaaattaattagCAACATCGACAAGTACTACAGTTCCGCTACTAGTCTAGACGATCTTGTTAGCAAGTTGAAAAAGGACCAGGATGATAACCCCTTTTGCAAAGAGACCCTTGACGCTATAAACCAGAACTGCTACTCCAGTTGCAATTTATGGTTTGAATATTTCCTTTACAGTTATGATAAACCCTTGGAGGAGGTGCTAGACAACGATTTTAAAATTACACAGCATTTCTTGTATCACACAGATACCTTCGAGAAGGGCGTAACTGAGCTccttgtgaagaaaaataaatcttTCAAGTGGAGCTCCGTGCGGGATTATGGGGATTTGCATGTGGGCCCAAGCGTTGAAGATATTCTAACAAATAGCGGGGTGTTGTCTATCCGGGGAGAATTCACATGA
- a CDS encoding RNA-binding protein, putative, with protein sequence MNKITVANRFHDHMYNYLKNQPMRKEEFTYYDGKQMDINSMSEDASIFSGTSLGEEKMNSTNTQQSEMNKRSADQNENTNHIVNAALDRSRKNRSNNNGMNKCIHNNNDNPAYNNDTSSISSKSSFVEQKKGSAFSGTRKKNNQVSSSICGAFATKVVNGTELEIPSKGNNKCNTIVRGVGTDNADTDIVVDGTMASVISCHNRRTGDIRNGKLVPNFGGRIYGEVNVDEDINYHPIRYERTDGHVDMEEKKKAQVLNEGAFEQIGTNLLGKENTSFEDPFANNFSGNQHGFSNKIDLSNISLLVNHTNGAFERSEEALIAFDKCANRERYVNSEDDDESRGDVVKKGELGNMPSGSFSTYYKSDSVEEGTTSSDVKEVSPVVSVVYDCGNSCGNPCVAEKCGKKQWKRGSGKRDPPSSDNKGKTSIDCGDRSSEEPVGSNNDGIGKEGKVSGNNVHRSGSVGNHNKKGNRGNKNKHQNRKNNKRKNIANKAERGTKDVHAEVGGDGNATNDTNDINDTNDTNDTNDINDADDFNDISEENNLNGECTKKNTKTTNGANSRSQKNGVEVNQKSYPPQNDRNNAAQTPNGVDDLVNLATVQNCANSRGSPVDSSNASTMKSAGEDVDLLFFRENDNPLEEHYMVLQEDDYGVNKMKERAEKKDTVREKGSAGFNNTFNILRNNLYHIFSDSCDEQWNDECLLESLDEDADRSRNGGTESVSFVDNPRGDLHRSDMHRIDMYRLDMQRDPMQSTVGQKGLAQSGFMERDLMERALVERGFAQHELTQRGLIQRALINQWGAEQPPLYKEDAEAEKEDKLGINDLRADRSAFRGQHPLSDAQYSGLLQAPCMSGLMGNVPYAPTVRGIVLDNKYGLSGVAGVSSIGNVGGSVVNNPSGHVTNGAHQSTFVLNNQKRTNFSGAAGKLCGMETHQSNFSGNAINGKENGNTHKSKKTGNENMIIERPVTLNNSQMLEAFMQGRLCLSCDSLDHPMPLCPNNSFVCPNCHNISHRGNDCPMKCRFCLKYHVGVSIMDCLKKARIQSEKNFPNEEKNETNKVGKNTKSQDDRVSVGPRFDITTRPDNSYGRSVYVSNLSEDITNVQLRDAINNHLDNGYVVNIDRQDGYAFVELSNLNSTFQLVQKSININFRKLKIQFKKTGQFLIPDNLSLSANNLATFGLHRGAVGGATLVQTSLGKNATTAVCRKNPSNGASSNALSTGSAATSGNGVELCTKLRLGGTKGGSNNTANGATLPGGTDGKGKYACKLISAKHPKDQQQKKQHGQLSQPTQLAQVAKLTQATQLMQLAQATQSVQSVEERKNRQKDNLKQGRAIPTDGVAVVDNNPRAKAAILIQKKNKLVGEKNQEKGRRGRLSDGTVSVVSNGDGSYGAVDMGSMFHGFKNPYNVEIPNGQILNLQNDYLLAQHLDGAKIGTVSEGLTRSYYDFMCTNGLSLKSGNVRKTIDVNNVPLHLPSLYSSGTGNCANDLFTNEVAKVGFNYEGSNIPLKMANDMNEKNELHKSMTTETSKTTATTTTASDNMLNTQLFNGVSPLRRSLNKSDDMMKETHLPPVMHISGAPSMNGKLTRCLNPHLEDGMFASGSMSLSRVGERDRANAQFGGKFSNQYGGIYLDPCDRFTSDRHNDSHYHTRSGNIGNGNNNSSNNISGNRNGNVSEAEAEGRPNIDLKSIVDNAIEVNHDTMNYDQLSFSNALGEGLLHDELYGSSTNAPVAYTLGECDISDPYHSNENNTEQNKTYSNKQGIDGPSLNFEVSMNGNNIWKDKNDDNSGSGHTAHLENSYNKICDDMFFGNQDIYDVFSRFNGIKLDKDSGDSAMCTGAINGRVSHPFPMGSNQHNDRSNGNPSCGQNVVNQVPPSAKEEKDEENKIKFDEADNSVKFVNLSSDMFQQLSDLSTKEDVDLMGNSYVNNIKYKELDAIEKDLEKHIKALWNLRKIKLVKSHDLPHHISQNEFV encoded by the coding sequence atgaataaaattacGGTGGCTAATCGATTTCACGACCACATGTACAATTACCTGAAGAATCAGCCAatgagaaaggaagaattcaCCTACTATGATGGGAAGCAGATGGATATCAATTCTATGAGTGAAGACGCATCTATCTTCAGCGGGACTAGTCTAGGCGAGGAGAAAATGAATAGTACGAACACACAACAGAgtgaaatgaacaaaagaaGCGCAGACCAGAATGAAAACACAAACCATATTGTGAATGCCGCTTTGGACAGAAGCAGAAAGAATcgtagtaataataatggtATGAATAAATGTATCCACAACAATAACGATAACCCCGCATACAACAATGACACTTCAAGTATCTCCTCCAAGAGCAGTTTTgtggaacagaaaaaagggagcgCATTTTCTGGAAccagaaagaagaataatcAGGTTAGCAGTTCTATTTGCGGTGCCTTTGCAACTAAAGTGGTCAACGGGACGGAGTTGGAAATTCCCAGTAAAGGAAACAATAAATGTAACACCATCGTGAGGGGTGTAGGCACTGATAATGCTGATACGGATATTGTGGTTGATGGGACAATGGCGTCTGTGATTTCCTGTCATAACCGTAGGACAGGGGATATACGAAACGGTAAATTAGTCCCTAACTTTGGAGGAAGGATATATGGTGAAGTGAATGTAGACGAGGATATCAACTACCATCCAATACGCTACGAGAGAACGGATGGACACGTGGAcatggaagagaaaaagaaggcacaGGTACTGAATGAAGGAGCCTTTGAACAAATTGGGACTAACTTActaggaaaggaaaataccAGTTTTGAAGATCCCTTTGCCAATAATTTCAGCGGAAATCAACATGGCTTTAGTAACAAGATTGATCTAAGCAACATAAGCCTACTTGTGAACCACACGAATGGTGCATTTGAAAGGTCGGAGGAAGCTCTTATAGCATTTGATAAGTGTGCCAATCGGGAGAGGTATGTAAATAGCGAAGATGACGATGAATCGAGGGGAGATGTggtgaaaaaaggagaacttGGTAATATGCCCAGTGGCAGTTTTTCCACATATTACAAGAGTGACAGTGTCGAGGAGGGAACCACGTCGAGCGATGTGAAGGAAGTGTCTCCTGTCGTCAGCGTCGTGTATGACTGTGGAAATTCGTGTGGAAATCCCTGTGTAGCAGAAAAGTGCGGCAAGAAGCAATGGAAGAGGGGAAGTGGGAAGAGGGACCCACCATCTAGCGATAATAAGGGGAAAACCTCAATCGACTGCGGCGATAGGAGCAGCGAAGAGCCTGTGGGGAGTAACAACGATGGCATCGGCAAGGAAGGCAAGGTAAGTGGTAATAACGTCCATCGAAGCGGTAGTGTAGGAAACCATAACAAAAAAGGCAACAGGGGCAACAAGAACAAGCACcagaacaggaaaaataacaaaagaaagaacatcGCCAATAAGGCAGAGAGGGGGACCAAAGATGTGCACGCTGAGGTTGGGGGAGATGGCAATGCCACTAACGATACTAACGATATTAACGATACTAACGACACTAACGACACTAATGACATTAATGATGCTGATGATTTTAATGACATTAGCGAGGAAAACAACCTTAACGGCGAATGcaccaaaaaaaacaccaaaaCGACAAATGGTGCAAACAGCAGGTCTCAGAAGAACGGAGTGGAGGTAAACCAAAAGAGCTACCCCCCGCAGAACGACAGGAACAACGCCGCTCAAACTCCCAATGGGGTAGATGACCTAGTAAACTTAGCTACGGTGCAAAATTGTGCCAACAGTAGGGGCAGCCCTGTAGATAGTTCCAACGCAAGCACGATGAAGAGCGCGGGAGAAGATGTAgacttgcttttttttcgcgaaaACGATAATCCCTTGGAGGAACATTATATGGTGTTGCAAGAAGATGATTATGGAGTTAACaagatgaaggaaagggccgaaaaaaaggacactGTCCGGGAAAAGGGCAGCGCCGGTTTTAATAACACTTTCAACATATTAAGGAATAATCTGTATCACATCTTTAGCGATTCGTGTGATGAGCAATGGAACGATGAGTGTCTCTTGGAGAGCTTAGACGAAGACGCGGACAGAAGTAGGAACGGGGGTACCGAAAGCGTTAGTTTCGTGGACAATCCTAGGGGTGATCTGCATAGGAGCGACATGCATAGGATCGATATGTATAGGCTCGACATGCAGAGGGATCCTATGCAGAGCACGGTAGGACAGAAGGGATTGGCACAAAGCGGTTTTATGGAACGAGACTTGATGGAACGAGCATTGGTGGAACGCGGCTTCGCGCAACACGAATTGACGCAGCGCGGGTTGATTCAACGCGCCTTGATTAATCAATGGGGCGCGGAACAGCCCCCTTTGTATAAGGAGGATGCGGAGGCGGAGAAGGAGGACAAGTTAGGAATTAATGACCTTCGCGCTGACAGAAGCGCATTCAGGGGTCAGCACCCTTTAAGCGACGCGCAGTATAGCGGTTTACTACAGGCTCCATGCATGAGCGGTCTGATGGGCAATGTGCCCTACGCTCCTACTGTGAGGGGAATTGTACTCGACAATAAATACGGCCTGAGCGGCGTTGCCGGTGTCAGCAGTATTGGTAACGTTGGCGGTAGTGTGGTGAACAATCCAAGTGGGCACGTCACGAATGGTGCGCACCAATCCACCTTCGTGCTGAACAACCAGAAGAGAACCAATTTCAGTGGAGCAGCGGGGAAGCTTTGTGGAATGGAAACGCACCAGAGCAATTTCAGTGGAAACGCTATtaacggaaaagaaaatggaaatacaCATAAGTccaaaaaaacaggaaatgAAAACATGATTATTGAGAGACCTGTAACATTAAACAACTCTCAAATGTTAGAGGCATTTATGCAAGGAAGGTTATGCCTAAGTTGCGATTCGCTTGATCACCCCATGCCATTGTGTCCGAACAATTCCTTTGTTTGTCCGAACTGCCATAATATTTCCCATAGAGGAAACGATTGTCCAATGAAGTGCCGTTTTTGCCTCAAATACCATGTGGGTGTATCCATCATGGACTGCTTAAAGAAGGCAAGAATACAGAGTGAGAAgaattttccaaatgaagaaaagaacgaaacgAACAAAGTAGGAAAGAATACTAAAAGCCAGGACGATAGGGTTAGTGTAGGACCAAGATTTGATATAACTACAAGGCCTGATAATTCCTATGGAAGGAGTGTATATGTATCTAATTTGAGCGAAGACATAACGAACGTACAATTAAGGGATGCCATTAACAACCACTTAGATAATGGCTATGTAGTAAATATAGACAGACAGGATGGATACGCATTTGTCGAATTATCTAACTTGAACTCTACATTCCAGCTGGTACAGAAATCCATTAACATAAATTTTAGAAAGTTAAAAATTCAGTTTAAAAAAACGGGGCAATTTTTGATACCGGACAATTTGTCCTTAAGCGCGAATAATTTGGCTACCTTTGGTTTGCACCGAGGTGCAGTAGGGGGAGCTACCCTTGTGCAGACTAGTCTGGGAAAGAACGCCACCACAGCTGTATGTAGGAAGAACCCATCGAATGGTGCCAGTAGCAATGCGTTAAGCACCGGAAGCGCTGCCACCAGTGGGAACGGTGTGGAGCTTTGTACCAAATTGAGACTGGGCGGAACTAAGGGAGGAAGTAACAACACCGCAAACGGAGCCACCTTACCGGGAGGGACCGACGGTAAGGGCAAATATGCGTGCAAATTGATCAGCGCAAAGCATCCCAAGGATCAGCAGCAGAAGAAGCAGCACGGGCAACTGTCCCAACCAACGCAACTAGCACAGGTAGCGAAATTGACTCAAGCGACGCAACTAATGCAACTGGCACAGGCCACACAGTCGGTGCAATCTgtggaggaaaggaaaaacaggcAAAAGGATAACCTCAAGCAGGGAAGAGCCATTCCCACGGACGGGGTTGCTGTCGTGGACAATAATCCGAGGGCTAAAGCTGCCATACTGatccaaaagaaaaacaaattggtAGGTGAGAAGAACCAGGAGAAGgggagaagaggaagactATCCGATGGAACTGTTTCCGTAGTGAGCAACGGAGATGGAAGTTACGGTGCAGTCGACATGGGGTCCATGTTTCATGGGTTCAAGAATCCTTACAATGTAGAGATTCCGAACGGACAAATCCTGAATTTGCAAAACGATTATTTGCTAGCACAGCACCTCGATGGTGCCAAGATCGGAACAGTATCAGAAGGATTGACGCGAAGCTACTATGACTTTATGTGCACCAATGGCCTTTCTTTGAAGAGTGGCAACGTGAGAAAAACTATAGATGTAAATAATGTACCTCTTCACCTTCCATCTCTGTATAGCAGTGGTACTGGTAACTGTGCAAATGATCTATTCACTAATGAGGTGGCTAAAGTTGGTTTTAATTATGAAGGAAGTAATATACCCCTGAAAATGGCAAACGATatgaatgagaagaatgAGCTACATAAAAGCATGACGACAGAGACGAGCAAAACAACAGCCACCACCACAACCGCGTCGGATAATATGTTGAACACGCAGCTCTTCAATGGTGTCTCCCCCCTGAGGAGAAGTTTGAACAAATCTGATGATATGATGAAGGAAACCCATCTGCCTCCGGTGATGCATATCAGCGGGGCTCCCAGCATGAACGGAAAATTGACAAGGTGTTTGAATCCTCACCTAGAGGATGGAATGTTCGCGAGTGGAAGCATGTCCCTCAGCAGGGTGGGAGAAAGGGATAGAGCAAACGCGCAGTTTGGGGGCAAGTTTAGTAACCAATATGGCGGTATCTACCTAGACCCTTGCGATCGCTTCACCTCTGATAGACATAATGACAGCCATTACCACACCAGGAGCGGCAACATCGGCAACGGCAATAATAACAGTAGTAACAACATCAGCGGTAACCGCAACGGTAACGTGTCGGAGGCCGAGGCGGAGGGCCGACCCAACATAGACCTAAAGTCAATCGTTGATAACGCCATCGAAGTCAACCACGACACGATGAATTATGACCAGCTCAGTTTTTCCAACGCTCTGGGGGAGGGTCTCCTCCACGATGAACTTTATGGCTCATCTACTAATGCTCCCGTTGCATACACCCTTGGTGAGTGCGACATCTCTGACCCATACCACTCCAATGAAAATAACACGGAGCAGAATAAAACGTACAGTAATAAACAGGGCATAGATGGGCCCTCCTTAAATTTTGAAGTAAGCATGAACGGAAACAACATATGGAAGGACAAAAACGATGACAATAGTGGCAGTGGGCATACCGCTCATTTGGAAAATTCGTACAATAAAATTTGCGACGATATGTTTTTTGGGAATCAAGATATCTACGATGTATTTTCTCGGTTCAATGGGATAAAGTTGGATAAGGACAGTGGAGACAGCGCCATGTGTACCGGAGCGATTAACGGTAGGGTTAGCCACCCTTTTCCCATGGGAAGTAATCAGCACAACGACCGCTCCAATGGGAATCCCAGCTGTGGTCAGAACGTCGTGAACCAGGTGCCACCATCggcaaaagaggaaaaggatgaGGAGAACAAAATCAAGTTCGACGAAGCGGACAACAGTGTCAAGTTCGTAAACCTCAGCTCCGACATGTTCCAACAATTGAGCGACCTTTCCACCAAGGAAGACGTAGACCTTATGGGCAACTCCTACGTTAACAACATCAAGTACAAGGAGCTGGATGCCATTGAGAAAGATTTAGAGAAGCATATCAAGGCTTTGTGGAACCTCCGCAAGATAAAGTTGGTGAAGTCGCACGATCTTCCGCACCACATTTCGCAGAACGAATTTGTGTAG